From the Theobroma cacao cultivar B97-61/B2 chromosome 2, Criollo_cocoa_genome_V2, whole genome shotgun sequence genome, one window contains:
- the LOC18609751 gene encoding multicopper oxidase LPR1 isoform X2, with amino-acid sequence MKFHRDLPPTPVFAYGASRLTATVPGPTIEALHGIDTYVEWQNHLPSKHILPWDPTIPTALPATKKRVPTVVHLHGGIHEPASDGNSNSWFTAGFKEKGPTWANATYHYNNNQQPGNLWYHDHAMGLTRVNLLAGLIGAYVLRHPDVEGPLKLPHGDEFDRPLLVFDRSFRTNGSIYMNSTGNNPTIHPQWQPEYFGDTIIVNGKAWPKMMVRRRKYRFRIINASNARFFRFFFTNGLEFIHVAADSTYLGEPVVTNETLLAPSEIADVVVDFSKSETDDAILANDAPYPYPSGDPVNESNGKVMKFIIKKNQEVDTWRVPNKLIKYPSPDLSSVRETRYIAMYEYTSDTDEPTHLYINGKPYEAPATETPKAGTSEIWNVINLTEDNHPLHIHLGLFTVLDQTELVNKEEFKGCMSKENDAIKCHISKYARGKKVEVPAHEKGWKNVYKMTPGFVTKILVRFSYIHSNSSYSFDPTANPGYVYHCHILDHEDNVMMRPIKLIK; translated from the exons atg AAATTCCACAGGGACCTCCCTCCGACGCCAGTGTTCGCCTACGGTGCCTCCAGGCTCACTGCAACAGTACCTGGTCCAACCATCGAGGCCCTCCACGGCATTGACACTTATGTCGAGTGGCAAAATCACCTCCCTTCAAAGCACATACTGCCATGGGATCCGACAATCCCAACCGCCCTCCCTGCCACCAAGAAGCGAGTTCCTACTGTAGTGCACCTCCATGGTGGCATCCATGAACCCGCCAGTGATGGAAACTCAAACTCGTGGTTCACCGCTGGATTTAAAGAAAAGGGGCCCACGTGGGCTAACGCAACATATCACTACAACAATAACCAACAGCCTGGAAATTTATGGTACCATGATCATGCCATGGGATTGACCAGAGTCAACCTGTTGGCAGGCCTGATTGGGGCCTATGTTCTTCGCCATCCTGACGTCGAGGGCCCACTTAAACTTCCGCATGGTGACGAATTTGATCGACCTTTGCTCGTGTTTGATCGTAGCTTTCGCACAAATGGTTCCATATACATGAATTCCACAGGAAATAATCCCACTATACATCCACAATGGCAGCCCGAATATTTTGGCGATACAATCATAGTAAATGGCAAGGCATGGCCGAAGATGATGGTACGACGTCGTAAATACAGATTTCGTATAATCAATGCCAGCAATGCTAGATTCTTCAGATTCTTCTTCACGAATGGCTTGGAATTCATTCACGTGGCAGCTGACTCAACTTATCTTGGGGAACCTGTAGTGACCAATGAAACTCTGCTGGCACCATCAGAGATTGCTGACGTGGTCGTTGACTTTTCAAAGTCAGAGACTGATGATGCTATTCTGGCTAATGACGCACCGTACCCTTACCCGTCGGGTGACCCAGTGAATGAATCAAATGGCAAAGTCATGAAATTTAtcatcaagaaaaatcaagaggTTGACACGTGGCGAGTACCtaataaattgataaaatatccTTCCCCGGATTTATCTAGTGTAAGGGAAACGCGATACATAGCAATGTATGAGTACACCAGTGATACAGATGAGCCGACGCATCTTTACATCAACGGAAAACCGTATGAAGCGCCGGCGACGGAGACCCCTAAAGCGGGGACCAGTGAGATTTGGAATGTGATTAATCTGACGGAGGATAATCATCCGTTGCACATTCATTTGGGACTATTTACAGTGTTGGATCAGACGGAGCTGGTGAATAAAGAGGAGTTCAAGGGATGCATGTCCAAAGAGAACGACGCGATCAAGTGCCATATAAGCAAGTATGCGCGAGGCAAGAAGGTAGAGGTACCAGCACATGAGAAGGGGTGGAAGAATGTTTATAAGATGACACCAGGATTTGTGACAAAAATACTGGTTAGGTTTTCTTATATTCATTCCAACTCTTCATATTCATTTGATCCAACGGCAAACCCTGGTTACGTCTATCATTGCCAT ATCTTGGATCATGAAGATAATGTGATGATGAGGCCCATTAAGCTGATCAAATGA
- the LOC18609752 gene encoding uncharacterized lipoprotein syc1174_c, whose protein sequence is MAAATALHLYRTSLPTHNRFITKSRPPIRPSITCYAPHSINKCKRDYVSVMIVPTGVGASIGGFAGDALPVARALSSVVDCLISHPNVLNAAMLYWPMPNVMYVEGYALDRFAQGLWALQPVHQNKVGLVLDAGIEEYLQIRHLQVADASRASLGLPVVEYVVTDTPLEVEKWVNPTTGQSTGRIKHPDSLLRAVKNLVKRSQVDAVAVVGRFPDDEVDDLDDYRQGIGIDILAGVEAVISHLVVKEFQIPCAHAPALSPLPLTSSLSPKSAAEEIGYTFLPCVLAGLSNAPRYLVKNPEFSEKGCILASDVDSIILPIDACAGHATLAFARNKKNKPLIICVEENETVLNDTADKLGIKVVKVSNYWEAIGVIAAHKAGIDPNSLRRNRIDNIRCSSIVPANGFAVSRATSIT, encoded by the exons ATGGCAGCAGCCACAGCTCTCCATCTATATCGTACGTCACTGCCCACCCATAATCGATTCATTACCAAATCACGACCGCCCATTCGGCCAAGTATCACCTGCTACGCTCCGCACTCCATAAACAAG TGTAAGAGGGACTATGTAAGCGTAATGATAGTGCCAACGGGAGTGGGTGCCAGCATTGGAGGGTTTGCTGGTGATGCTCTGCCCGTTGCTCGCGCCTTATCCTCCGTCGTTGATTGTCTCATTTCACATCCTAAT GTTCTTAATGCAGCAATGCTATACTGGCCCATGCCTAATGTAATGTATGTTGAAGGTTATGCTCTGGACAGATTCGCACAAGGCTTATGGGCTCTGCAACCTGTTCATCAAaacaag GTGGGCTTGGTTCTTGATGCTGGCATAGAAGAGTACCTTCAAATCCGCCATTTGCAGGTGGCTGATGCCTCAAGGGCTTCCCTTGGATTGCCAGTTGTTGAATATGTTGTCACTGACACCCCATTAGAG GTGGAAAAGTGGGTCAATCCAACAACTGGGCAATCAACAGGTAGGATTAAACACCCTGATTCTTTACTGCGGGCTGTTAAGAACTTAGTCAAACGATCGCAAGTGGATGCTGTTGCGGTTGTTGGGCGTTTCCCAGATGATGAAGTGGATGACCTTGATGACTATAGACAAGGAATT GGAATAGATATATTGGCTGGAGTGGAGGCAGTAATAAGTCATCTTGTGGTGAAGGAATTTCAGATACCTTGTGCACATGCGCCTGCACTATCTCCCCTTCCCTTAACCTCATCTCTTAGCCCAAAATCAGCTGCTGAGGAG ATAGGATACACATTTTTGCCATGTGTGCTTGCGGGGCTAAGTAACGCTCCACGGTACTTGGTTAAAAACCCTGAATTCTCAGAGAAAGGTTGTATCTTGGCAAGTGATGTTGACAGCATTATTCTTCCAATAGATGCTTGTGCAGGACATGCTACTCTTGCTTTtgcaagaaacaagaaaaataag CCTCTAATAATCTGTGTGGAGGAAAATGAAACAGTTCTGAATGACACTGCAGATAAACTTGGGATCAAAGTG GTCAAGGTCTCAAACTATTGGGAAGCTATAGGTGTTATTGCAGCTCATAAGGCAGGAATAGACCCAAATTCACTCCGTAGAAACAGAATTGATAACATTCGCTGCTCTTCCATTGTCCCTGCTAATGGCTTTGCAGTTTCAAGAGCCACATCCATCacttaa
- the LOC18609751 gene encoding multicopper oxidase LPR1 isoform X1 — MFSMGRMMLFFLICLALLGELSTSWAEDRLVNPLQLEMFVDELPDMPKIQGFDVVNGSPKSKSLTIGMFRKKWKFHRDLPPTPVFAYGASRLTATVPGPTIEALHGIDTYVEWQNHLPSKHILPWDPTIPTALPATKKRVPTVVHLHGGIHEPASDGNSNSWFTAGFKEKGPTWANATYHYNNNQQPGNLWYHDHAMGLTRVNLLAGLIGAYVLRHPDVEGPLKLPHGDEFDRPLLVFDRSFRTNGSIYMNSTGNNPTIHPQWQPEYFGDTIIVNGKAWPKMMVRRRKYRFRIINASNARFFRFFFTNGLEFIHVAADSTYLGEPVVTNETLLAPSEIADVVVDFSKSETDDAILANDAPYPYPSGDPVNESNGKVMKFIIKKNQEVDTWRVPNKLIKYPSPDLSSVRETRYIAMYEYTSDTDEPTHLYINGKPYEAPATETPKAGTSEIWNVINLTEDNHPLHIHLGLFTVLDQTELVNKEEFKGCMSKENDAIKCHISKYARGKKVEVPAHEKGWKNVYKMTPGFVTKILVRFSYIHSNSSYSFDPTANPGYVYHCHILDHEDNVMMRPIKLIK; from the exons ATGTTCTCCATGGGGAGGATGATGCTGTTTTTTCTCATATGTTTAGCTCTCTTGGGAGAGCTCAGCACTTCATGGGCGGAAGATAGGCTTGTGAATCCATTACAGTTGGAAATGTTTGTGGATGAGCTTCCAGATATGCCTAAAATCCAAGGTTTCGATGTAGTGAATGGTTCTCCCAAATCTAAGTCACTGACGATTGGCATGTTCAGGAAGAAATGG AAATTCCACAGGGACCTCCCTCCGACGCCAGTGTTCGCCTACGGTGCCTCCAGGCTCACTGCAACAGTACCTGGTCCAACCATCGAGGCCCTCCACGGCATTGACACTTATGTCGAGTGGCAAAATCACCTCCCTTCAAAGCACATACTGCCATGGGATCCGACAATCCCAACCGCCCTCCCTGCCACCAAGAAGCGAGTTCCTACTGTAGTGCACCTCCATGGTGGCATCCATGAACCCGCCAGTGATGGAAACTCAAACTCGTGGTTCACCGCTGGATTTAAAGAAAAGGGGCCCACGTGGGCTAACGCAACATATCACTACAACAATAACCAACAGCCTGGAAATTTATGGTACCATGATCATGCCATGGGATTGACCAGAGTCAACCTGTTGGCAGGCCTGATTGGGGCCTATGTTCTTCGCCATCCTGACGTCGAGGGCCCACTTAAACTTCCGCATGGTGACGAATTTGATCGACCTTTGCTCGTGTTTGATCGTAGCTTTCGCACAAATGGTTCCATATACATGAATTCCACAGGAAATAATCCCACTATACATCCACAATGGCAGCCCGAATATTTTGGCGATACAATCATAGTAAATGGCAAGGCATGGCCGAAGATGATGGTACGACGTCGTAAATACAGATTTCGTATAATCAATGCCAGCAATGCTAGATTCTTCAGATTCTTCTTCACGAATGGCTTGGAATTCATTCACGTGGCAGCTGACTCAACTTATCTTGGGGAACCTGTAGTGACCAATGAAACTCTGCTGGCACCATCAGAGATTGCTGACGTGGTCGTTGACTTTTCAAAGTCAGAGACTGATGATGCTATTCTGGCTAATGACGCACCGTACCCTTACCCGTCGGGTGACCCAGTGAATGAATCAAATGGCAAAGTCATGAAATTTAtcatcaagaaaaatcaagaggTTGACACGTGGCGAGTACCtaataaattgataaaatatccTTCCCCGGATTTATCTAGTGTAAGGGAAACGCGATACATAGCAATGTATGAGTACACCAGTGATACAGATGAGCCGACGCATCTTTACATCAACGGAAAACCGTATGAAGCGCCGGCGACGGAGACCCCTAAAGCGGGGACCAGTGAGATTTGGAATGTGATTAATCTGACGGAGGATAATCATCCGTTGCACATTCATTTGGGACTATTTACAGTGTTGGATCAGACGGAGCTGGTGAATAAAGAGGAGTTCAAGGGATGCATGTCCAAAGAGAACGACGCGATCAAGTGCCATATAAGCAAGTATGCGCGAGGCAAGAAGGTAGAGGTACCAGCACATGAGAAGGGGTGGAAGAATGTTTATAAGATGACACCAGGATTTGTGACAAAAATACTGGTTAGGTTTTCTTATATTCATTCCAACTCTTCATATTCATTTGATCCAACGGCAAACCCTGGTTACGTCTATCATTGCCAT ATCTTGGATCATGAAGATAATGTGATGATGAGGCCCATTAAGCTGATCAAATGA